From a region of the Alosa sapidissima isolate fAloSap1 chromosome 9, fAloSap1.pri, whole genome shotgun sequence genome:
- the eri2 gene encoding ERI1 exoribonuclease 2 isoform X3, translated as MKDVRVMMPEWGLLLIIIDFESTCWREKNNYGQEIIEFPAVLLNTSTGAVESEFHTYLQPQEHPFLSEFCTELTGITQTQVEAGVPLSICLSRFTRWLHSLQQDRGVVFVRDGKAPLVPGCPCAFVTWSDWDLGVCLLYECKRKQICKPEVLNSWIDLRATYKLFYNRKPKGLNGALQDLGIEFSGREHSGLDDARNTARLAWRMMTDGCFMKITKSLDRTPLRAKPLFPNKPVNNDSSNHHEHSSQTNMQEGVCKQQQQQQHRSESTTLECSTKPPSSDVTLDTTHRLNVNQNPETYQCQSLVTPKTVLGSLSSCLSVGGMTGPMMRQHGALSRSSLSSQGTGLVLVSTTVSSHTDVLAKQLNFDHEASEVDWTDGVVLPETEEPGPSYDDVVLEEEGQNLGDGCDPEVATNSGVCRKGPGKTLSSLASSPLHLPRASLDSLMASGGGLKETSANRTSLPVVKNRPQVTTSADACFKMPQPVSAPTGDNYRSVLRPFVHKTTTPRGSVAHSSIHKPTTPSVSATNGNPHYTTLGSLVSNHSLNSATPCSSTPKYVARKTTAPSSGSALPSPLYQSNTPHCGHTVQRNSSKTTTPSTPFTIFQDVESQPSTSTRIQASTGGLFSVLPSVLSSSVNQSSLPASSRAGAPRKAAMTTVTSPLCGCGRRAKRLSVGNGGPNHGRGFYCCPVRRSGPGASAPKKGCEFFKWETALLASLTPGLSKQRHASCPTRPAPALPKLLR; from the exons ATGAAAGACGTCAGAGTAATGATGCCAGAGTGGGGATTGctg CTTATAATAATCGACTTCGAGTCCACCTGCTGGAGAGAGAAGAACAACTACGGACAAGAAATAA TCGAATTCCCAGCAGTTTTATTAAATACGTCCACCGGAGCGGTCGAGTCAGAATTCCACACGTATCTGCAGCCACAGGAGCACCCCTTCCTCTCCGAGTTCTGCACGGAGCTCACAGGAATCACTCAG ACACAAGTCGAGGCGGGCGTTcccctgtccatctgtctgtcgcGCTTCACCCGCTGGCTCCACTCGCTGCAGCAGGACCGAGGGGTGGTGTTTGTGAGGGACGGCAAAGCCCCCCTCGTTCCTGGTTGTCCCTGTGCCTTCGTCACTTGGTCAG ACTGGGACCTGGGAGTGTGTCTTCTGTATGAGTGCAAACGGAAGCAGATCTGCAAACCAGAGGTACTCAACAGCTGGATCGACCTGCGGGCCACCTACAAG TTGTTTTACAACAGAAAACCAAAGGGACTAAATGGAGCGCTGCAAGATCTGGGTATAGAGTTCTCCGGACGAGAGCATTCAG gtTTGGATGATGCTCGCAACACGGCTCGGCTGGCCTGGAGAATGATGACCGATGGCTGTTTCATGAAGATCACTAAGTCTCTGGATCGG ACACCGTTGAGAGCCAAGCCACTGTTCCCGAACAAGCCCGTCAACAATGATTCCAGCAACCACCATGAGCACAGCAGCCAGACTAACATGCAAGAGGGAGTctgcaagcagcagcagcagcaacagcatcgCTCTGAAAGTACAACACTGGAATGCTCTACCAAGCCACCATCATCAGATGTCACGCTAGACACAACCCATCGTCTGAATGTCAACCAGAACCCTGAGACCTACCAGTGCCAGAGCCTGGTAACTCCAAAAACGGTTCTTGGTAGCCTATCCTCGTGCCTGTCCGTGGGTGGCATGACTGGGCCAATGATGAGACAGCACGGCGCTCTATCAAGATCTAGTCTTTCGTCTCAGGGCACAGGACTGGTTCTGGTGTCGACCACCGTGAGCTCGCACACGGACGTGCTGGCAAAACAGCTGAACTTTGACCACGAGGCCTCGGAGGTGGACTGGACTGATGGAGTGGTGCTGCCCGAAACGGAGGAGCCGGGTCCTTCCTACGATGACgtggtgctggaggaggaggggcagaACCTTGGTGATGGGTGCGACCCAGAGGTCGCAACCAATAGCGGTGTTTGTAGGAAGGGGCCTGGTAAGACTTTGTCGTCGTTGGCTTCTtcacctctccacctccctcgtGCTTCATTAGACTCTCTTATGGCCTCAGGTGGGGGACTGAAAGAGACCTCTGCTAACAGGACATCTCTACCCGTAGTGAAAAATCGACCACAGGTGACCACAAGCGCTGATGCCTGTTTTAAAATGCCTCAACCTGTCTCTGCTCCGACTGGGGACAATTACAGATCAGTGCTACGCCCATTTGTTCATAAAACTACAACTCCCAGGGGCTCTGTTGCACACAGCTCCATTCATAAGCCTACAACTCCCAGCGTTTCTGCTACAAACGGCAACCCGCATTATACAACTCTTGGCAGCTTGGTCTCAAACCACTCACTTAATAGTGCAACTCCCTGCAGTTCTACCCCAAAATACGTCGCTCGTAAAACTACAGCTCCTTCCAGTGGCTCTGCATTGCCAAGTCCACTATATCAAAGTAACACCCCCCACTGTGGCCACACAGTGCAGAGGAACTCTTCTAAAACTACAACTCCCAGCACCCCTTTCACCATATTCCAGGATGTTGAATCACAGCCCTCTACCTCCACCAGAATACAGGCATCCACTGGCGGCTTGTTCTCCGTCCTGCCCTCAGTTCTTTCTTCCAGCGTGAACCAGTCGTCTCTCCCGGCCTCATCGAGGGCTGGGGCGCCCAGGAAGGCGGCGATGACTACGGTGACGTCGCCGCTGTGCGGCTGTGGCAGGCGGGCGAAGCGGCTCAGCGTGGGCAACGGCGGGCCGAACCACGGACGCGGCTTCTACTGCTGCCCCGTGCGCCGCTCGGGGCCTGGCGCATCCGCGCCCAAGAAGGGCTGCGAGTTTTTCAAGTGGGAGACTGCACTGCTGGCCTCTCTGACCCCTGGTCTGTCCAAACAAAGACACGCCTCCTGCCCGACTAGGCCTGCGCCAGCTTTGCCGAAGCTGCTCCGCTGA
- the eri2 gene encoding ERI1 exoribonuclease 2 isoform X1, with translation MSTKKLAKELGIIRKRSQNKESGQTKRPGKKQYFSYLIIIDFESTCWREKNNYGQEIIEFPAVLLNTSTGAVESEFHTYLQPQEHPFLSEFCTELTGITQTQVEAGVPLSICLSRFTRWLHSLQQDRGVVFVRDGKAPLVPGCPCAFVTWSDWDLGVCLLYECKRKQICKPEVLNSWIDLRATYKLFYNRKPKGLNGALQDLGIEFSGREHSGLDDARNTARLAWRMMTDGCFMKITKSLDRTPLRAKPLFPNKPVNNDSSNHHEHSSQTNMQEGVCKQQQQQQHRSESTTLECSTKPPSSDVTLDTTHRLNVNQNPETYQCQSLVTPKTVLGSLSSCLSVGGMTGPMMRQHGALSRSSLSSQGTGLVLVSTTVSSHTDVLAKQLNFDHEASEVDWTDGVVLPETEEPGPSYDDVVLEEEGQNLGDGCDPEVATNSGVCRKGPGKTLSSLASSPLHLPRASLDSLMASGGGLKETSANRTSLPVVKNRPQVTTSADACFKMPQPVSAPTGDNYRSVLRPFVHKTTTPRGSVAHSSIHKPTTPSVSATNGNPHYTTLGSLVSNHSLNSATPCSSTPKYVARKTTAPSSGSALPSPLYQSNTPHCGHTVQRNSSKTTTPSTPFTIFQDVESQPSTSTRIQASTGGLFSVLPSVLSSSVNQSSLPASSRAGAPRKAAMTTVTSPLCGCGRRAKRLSVGNGGPNHGRGFYCCPVRRSGPGASAPKKGCEFFKWETALLASLTPGLSKQRHASCPTRPAPALPKLLR, from the exons ATGTCGACAAAGAAACTTGCTAA GGAACTTGGGATAATACGAAAACGAAGTCAGAATAAAGAATCTGGTCAAACAAAACGGCCAGGCAAAA AACAATATTTTTCCTACCTTATAATAATCGACTTCGAGTCCACCTGCTGGAGAGAGAAGAACAACTACGGACAAGAAATAA TCGAATTCCCAGCAGTTTTATTAAATACGTCCACCGGAGCGGTCGAGTCAGAATTCCACACGTATCTGCAGCCACAGGAGCACCCCTTCCTCTCCGAGTTCTGCACGGAGCTCACAGGAATCACTCAG ACACAAGTCGAGGCGGGCGTTcccctgtccatctgtctgtcgcGCTTCACCCGCTGGCTCCACTCGCTGCAGCAGGACCGAGGGGTGGTGTTTGTGAGGGACGGCAAAGCCCCCCTCGTTCCTGGTTGTCCCTGTGCCTTCGTCACTTGGTCAG ACTGGGACCTGGGAGTGTGTCTTCTGTATGAGTGCAAACGGAAGCAGATCTGCAAACCAGAGGTACTCAACAGCTGGATCGACCTGCGGGCCACCTACAAG TTGTTTTACAACAGAAAACCAAAGGGACTAAATGGAGCGCTGCAAGATCTGGGTATAGAGTTCTCCGGACGAGAGCATTCAG gtTTGGATGATGCTCGCAACACGGCTCGGCTGGCCTGGAGAATGATGACCGATGGCTGTTTCATGAAGATCACTAAGTCTCTGGATCGG ACACCGTTGAGAGCCAAGCCACTGTTCCCGAACAAGCCCGTCAACAATGATTCCAGCAACCACCATGAGCACAGCAGCCAGACTAACATGCAAGAGGGAGTctgcaagcagcagcagcagcaacagcatcgCTCTGAAAGTACAACACTGGAATGCTCTACCAAGCCACCATCATCAGATGTCACGCTAGACACAACCCATCGTCTGAATGTCAACCAGAACCCTGAGACCTACCAGTGCCAGAGCCTGGTAACTCCAAAAACGGTTCTTGGTAGCCTATCCTCGTGCCTGTCCGTGGGTGGCATGACTGGGCCAATGATGAGACAGCACGGCGCTCTATCAAGATCTAGTCTTTCGTCTCAGGGCACAGGACTGGTTCTGGTGTCGACCACCGTGAGCTCGCACACGGACGTGCTGGCAAAACAGCTGAACTTTGACCACGAGGCCTCGGAGGTGGACTGGACTGATGGAGTGGTGCTGCCCGAAACGGAGGAGCCGGGTCCTTCCTACGATGACgtggtgctggaggaggaggggcagaACCTTGGTGATGGGTGCGACCCAGAGGTCGCAACCAATAGCGGTGTTTGTAGGAAGGGGCCTGGTAAGACTTTGTCGTCGTTGGCTTCTtcacctctccacctccctcgtGCTTCATTAGACTCTCTTATGGCCTCAGGTGGGGGACTGAAAGAGACCTCTGCTAACAGGACATCTCTACCCGTAGTGAAAAATCGACCACAGGTGACCACAAGCGCTGATGCCTGTTTTAAAATGCCTCAACCTGTCTCTGCTCCGACTGGGGACAATTACAGATCAGTGCTACGCCCATTTGTTCATAAAACTACAACTCCCAGGGGCTCTGTTGCACACAGCTCCATTCATAAGCCTACAACTCCCAGCGTTTCTGCTACAAACGGCAACCCGCATTATACAACTCTTGGCAGCTTGGTCTCAAACCACTCACTTAATAGTGCAACTCCCTGCAGTTCTACCCCAAAATACGTCGCTCGTAAAACTACAGCTCCTTCCAGTGGCTCTGCATTGCCAAGTCCACTATATCAAAGTAACACCCCCCACTGTGGCCACACAGTGCAGAGGAACTCTTCTAAAACTACAACTCCCAGCACCCCTTTCACCATATTCCAGGATGTTGAATCACAGCCCTCTACCTCCACCAGAATACAGGCATCCACTGGCGGCTTGTTCTCCGTCCTGCCCTCAGTTCTTTCTTCCAGCGTGAACCAGTCGTCTCTCCCGGCCTCATCGAGGGCTGGGGCGCCCAGGAAGGCGGCGATGACTACGGTGACGTCGCCGCTGTGCGGCTGTGGCAGGCGGGCGAAGCGGCTCAGCGTGGGCAACGGCGGGCCGAACCACGGACGCGGCTTCTACTGCTGCCCCGTGCGCCGCTCGGGGCCTGGCGCATCCGCGCCCAAGAAGGGCTGCGAGTTTTTCAAGTGGGAGACTGCACTGCTGGCCTCTCTGACCCCTGGTCTGTCCAAACAAAGACACGCCTCCTGCCCGACTAGGCCTGCGCCAGCTTTGCCGAAGCTGCTCCGCTGA
- the eri2 gene encoding ERI1 exoribonuclease 2 isoform X2: MSTKKLAKELGIIRKRSQNKESGQTKRPGKKQYFSYLIIIDFESTCWREKNNYGQEIIEFPAVLLNTSTGAVESEFHTYLQPQEHPFLSEFCTELTGITQTQVEAGVPLSICLSRFTRWLHSLQQDRGVVFVRDGKAPLVPGCPCAFVTWSDWDLGVCLLYECKRKQICKPEVLNSWIDLRATYKLFYNRKPKGLNGALQDLGIEFSGREHSGLDDARNTARLAWRMMTDGCFMKITKSLDRTPLRAKPLFPNKPVNNDSSNHHEHSSQTNMQEGVCKQQQQQQHRSESTTLECSTKPPSSDVTLDTTHRLNVNQNPETYQCQSLVTPKTVLGSLSSCLSVGGMTGPMMRQHGALSRSSLSSQGTGLVLVSTTVSSHTDVLAKQLNFDHEASEVDWTDGVVLPETEEPGPSYDDVVLEEEGQNLGDGCDPEVATNSGVCRKGPGKTLSSLASSPLHLPRASLDSLMASGGGLKETSANRTSLPVVKNRPQVTTSADACFKMPQPVSAPTGDNYRSVLRPFVHKPTTPSVSATNGNPHYTTLGSLVSNHSLNSATPCSSTPKYVARKTTAPSSGSALPSPLYQSNTPHCGHTVQRNSSKTTTPSTPFTIFQDVESQPSTSTRIQASTGGLFSVLPSVLSSSVNQSSLPASSRAGAPRKAAMTTVTSPLCGCGRRAKRLSVGNGGPNHGRGFYCCPVRRSGPGASAPKKGCEFFKWETALLASLTPGLSKQRHASCPTRPAPALPKLLR, translated from the exons ATGTCGACAAAGAAACTTGCTAA GGAACTTGGGATAATACGAAAACGAAGTCAGAATAAAGAATCTGGTCAAACAAAACGGCCAGGCAAAA AACAATATTTTTCCTACCTTATAATAATCGACTTCGAGTCCACCTGCTGGAGAGAGAAGAACAACTACGGACAAGAAATAA TCGAATTCCCAGCAGTTTTATTAAATACGTCCACCGGAGCGGTCGAGTCAGAATTCCACACGTATCTGCAGCCACAGGAGCACCCCTTCCTCTCCGAGTTCTGCACGGAGCTCACAGGAATCACTCAG ACACAAGTCGAGGCGGGCGTTcccctgtccatctgtctgtcgcGCTTCACCCGCTGGCTCCACTCGCTGCAGCAGGACCGAGGGGTGGTGTTTGTGAGGGACGGCAAAGCCCCCCTCGTTCCTGGTTGTCCCTGTGCCTTCGTCACTTGGTCAG ACTGGGACCTGGGAGTGTGTCTTCTGTATGAGTGCAAACGGAAGCAGATCTGCAAACCAGAGGTACTCAACAGCTGGATCGACCTGCGGGCCACCTACAAG TTGTTTTACAACAGAAAACCAAAGGGACTAAATGGAGCGCTGCAAGATCTGGGTATAGAGTTCTCCGGACGAGAGCATTCAG gtTTGGATGATGCTCGCAACACGGCTCGGCTGGCCTGGAGAATGATGACCGATGGCTGTTTCATGAAGATCACTAAGTCTCTGGATCGG ACACCGTTGAGAGCCAAGCCACTGTTCCCGAACAAGCCCGTCAACAATGATTCCAGCAACCACCATGAGCACAGCAGCCAGACTAACATGCAAGAGGGAGTctgcaagcagcagcagcagcaacagcatcgCTCTGAAAGTACAACACTGGAATGCTCTACCAAGCCACCATCATCAGATGTCACGCTAGACACAACCCATCGTCTGAATGTCAACCAGAACCCTGAGACCTACCAGTGCCAGAGCCTGGTAACTCCAAAAACGGTTCTTGGTAGCCTATCCTCGTGCCTGTCCGTGGGTGGCATGACTGGGCCAATGATGAGACAGCACGGCGCTCTATCAAGATCTAGTCTTTCGTCTCAGGGCACAGGACTGGTTCTGGTGTCGACCACCGTGAGCTCGCACACGGACGTGCTGGCAAAACAGCTGAACTTTGACCACGAGGCCTCGGAGGTGGACTGGACTGATGGAGTGGTGCTGCCCGAAACGGAGGAGCCGGGTCCTTCCTACGATGACgtggtgctggaggaggaggggcagaACCTTGGTGATGGGTGCGACCCAGAGGTCGCAACCAATAGCGGTGTTTGTAGGAAGGGGCCTGGTAAGACTTTGTCGTCGTTGGCTTCTtcacctctccacctccctcgtGCTTCATTAGACTCTCTTATGGCCTCAGGTGGGGGACTGAAAGAGACCTCTGCTAACAGGACATCTCTACCCGTAGTGAAAAATCGACCACAGGTGACCACAAGCGCTGATGCCTGTTTTAAAATGCCTCAACCTGTCTCTGCTCCGACTGGGGACAATTACAGATCAGTGCTACGCCCATTTG TTCATAAGCCTACAACTCCCAGCGTTTCTGCTACAAACGGCAACCCGCATTATACAACTCTTGGCAGCTTGGTCTCAAACCACTCACTTAATAGTGCAACTCCCTGCAGTTCTACCCCAAAATACGTCGCTCGTAAAACTACAGCTCCTTCCAGTGGCTCTGCATTGCCAAGTCCACTATATCAAAGTAACACCCCCCACTGTGGCCACACAGTGCAGAGGAACTCTTCTAAAACTACAACTCCCAGCACCCCTTTCACCATATTCCAGGATGTTGAATCACAGCCCTCTACCTCCACCAGAATACAGGCATCCACTGGCGGCTTGTTCTCCGTCCTGCCCTCAGTTCTTTCTTCCAGCGTGAACCAGTCGTCTCTCCCGGCCTCATCGAGGGCTGGGGCGCCCAGGAAGGCGGCGATGACTACGGTGACGTCGCCGCTGTGCGGCTGTGGCAGGCGGGCGAAGCGGCTCAGCGTGGGCAACGGCGGGCCGAACCACGGACGCGGCTTCTACTGCTGCCCCGTGCGCCGCTCGGGGCCTGGCGCATCCGCGCCCAAGAAGGGCTGCGAGTTTTTCAAGTGGGAGACTGCACTGCTGGCCTCTCTGACCCCTGGTCTGTCCAAACAAAGACACGCCTCCTGCCCGACTAGGCCTGCGCCAGCTTTGCCGAAGCTGCTCCGCTGA